The genomic segment caTAATGTATTGCCTTGCATccaatttattgttgttgttgttgttgttgttgttactactactactactactactactactactattatctgagttcacactgccatatattccagttccaagcagaaaatgtgggattttattcagctgtgtgaagggGGCCTAAgtgataataataacagagtaattCAGTGACTAAGAAATGGTAAATATACTGCTTGCTCCATTCAGAACTTGGTAGTAATGCTTTATTTGTAATGAacaaaataattaatgtaatttaaagAGGGAGAACCCTTTCTTTATGCTTTGTAAAGTAACCCACTGATTAACTACCTCGTTCTACCTCGTTCACTAGTAGCTGTTTTCTGGCTCAGGGTTTTATTGAATAAAGCAGGCAAACCAGCATAATGAGATTGTTGTTATATTTAACTGATTGCCTTTAAAAATTGAACTGAAGAATTGgactaaaatttaaaaattaagcaaCAGTGGTAGTGCAGGAAATGCAGAAATACAATTCCAGGACCACAAATGTACCAATCAGCATGAATACACAATTGGAAAGAGGAGTGATATCAAAGATGCTCATCCTAATACATATCTACTATCAGGACAATAGCCAGAAaaacaaatggggggggggttgaaactttttttagcatatcatgaagagtagttccataacgcaaaataatttagaaatcaggctccatcgataaacttcagtggacactcaagacagaaaaacttcagtggacactcatggggatttagttaatcagttaaaattaatgagtaaaccaggttttcaaaaaaaaacctgaaaattttcaggggggagAAGTTgaagggttgaacccctaacccctaaccctacaGCCTGACAGTGTGACTGCAGTGGAATGGCAGATCAGTGCAATAAAGTTCTCGGTCTAAGCCAtaagaaagggaggggaaaaagtGGCATGGGTGGCTTCCCTTGTAACCCTTCTTTGAAGGGTATTGTGAAGTGAGTGAGAAACAGACAGGCCTTGCAGAAAGAAGGAGGAATAAAAAGGAGGAGCATACATTGGAACCATTAGCTGTTCCAGATACTTAGGAGAGTTGAATTTTCAAAAAACTTTAAACTTTAGTCTGTCACTTCTGTCTTCTTCCACTTTGCATGAATGAGTGAGATTGCTGccacagagaaaaagagagagcccATTTGAATGCATTAGAGTGGTGGAGGAGTGGACTGCTTTGCCAGACTGACCGCGCCAAAGAATGGAGGATGAATGGGCTGGAGTGGTGTGAGCTATATGAAAGAATACTGAGGAGCAGCGGTATGCAACATCAATATTGTACATAATAGTAATGCAGCAAAACATTAGATGCAATTAATTCAGAGAGTAACTTTTTGGACTGCGGCAATTGTATGTTGGGTGATCAGCCTAATAAGTAGCATAAAGTTTTTGAGCTGTACCCCACCCTCTCAGTATCGGTACATTCAGAATGGACATATGAAATAGATCATATATGTAAACAGCTGTAAATAAGGCCTAAATGCTCATGTGCTACTGTTTCTCTTCAGATGTCCATGATCCGAATGTaccctatatcaggggtccccaaactaaggcccatgggacaGATGAgggcctccaaggtcattaacATGGCCTCCACCCTAAACCTTTgacttaaagtaaaggtaaaggctttcccctgacattaagtgtagtcgtgtcccactctggggggtggtgctcatctccatttctaagctgaagagccggcgttttccgtagacacctccaaggtcatgtggccagcatgactgcacggaacgcctttaccttcccgtcaaagtggtaactattgatctattcacatttgcatgtttccgaactgctgggttggcaaaaactggggctaacaatgacAGCTCACCCTgtttcctggatttgaactgctgacctttcggtcagcaagttcagcagctcagcggtttaacccactgcaccaccgggggctcctaaaccTTTGGCTTAggatcaccctaagtctgaaacaaattgaaggcacacaacaacaacaatcctaattaacttgactacctcatcagccaaaagcagacttacacttcccattgaaacactggtaagtttatgttggttaaaactgttcttcattttaaatattgtataattctttcatgtattttgcattacaaataaggtatttgcaatgtgcataggaattcattcacttTTTTTCAtactatagccccccccccccaacagtctgagggaccgtgaacaggTCCCTGCTTAAAAAATGTGAGGACCTCTGCACTATATagttatgtataagtctagaacctctacccccccaccccccacccaaaaaaaaacacTGGTAGATTTATCTACAGATAAATATGAGTGCCCCATGCAAATATGAGTGCAGTACTTTAATTCTCTTCTCTTAAGTAGTGTCAGCAAAGACAAGAGCTTACcagatatactcatgtataagtcaacttcatgtatgagggttgaatgaaaagtaatgcctccaccttcgttacttcggttgggatgggaatattttaataaatcaagtgcagaaataatccttagaatgtgctctttaactaccactattaacttttccacataattaccAGACAATTGTATACGTTTCtgtcaacgatgaacaagttttctgaagctgtcacggaagaagtcgacactctgattccgcaaccagcatctcacaggatcCATCATGCAcaaatcttccgatagccaagcaaagcaataatgtgacccacacgttcttgtgaaatgccgattatgcttgaaatttctttctgagtgatacgacgatcatcctgaatcaatctgtcaaccttttgcttgtgaaactcggtggttgctgtcacaggacgtccagctCTTTGtatgtcacacaagtcagatgttcccacctcagcaTCTttgaacttactcgcccaacaacacacaatactcacatcaacacaatcgccataaacagctgcattctctgatgaatcttctttgggcggacaccttctgctgtcaagaattcagtggctgcacgttgcttaagtcgcattgactgatcgtctgcgcagggttccatacttcgcactttaacaacacaaccattcaatgctaaggcttcctgccaaatggaactgtagaggaaagtctactgaacaagccagtacctgccgcataccagtgctGCCctttgttgaggagttacgaaggtggaggcattactcttcattcaaccctcgtataaggCAGGTTATTGTATAATTTGATATGGCTTTCTGGATAAATCAGTAGTTATTCCATGGAGggaggaaagcaccaatgctaacTTGAGGCTGCTCACCCCTGACTGCTCAGATATTTCACATCCagatattcaaaaaggccagaagtggtgccacagcagagagagtagtgggattggtgcttcttttaagttctcccaggacaaactaagctcttgccttttgtcactctattcagagaaggggaaggtgctttttaaaaataagagttaGGATATAGTACTTgcattgacccatgaataagttggCTCAGTTTTTTGGgctgatttttgactaaaatttctaaatcTATACATTTTATAAAGTGGAGCATCCTGAAAGAATCTAAAAGAAGAACCATCACCCCTCTATTCTGGCTTTTTAAATGCCCGAAATGGTAAATGGTGGCAGTGGCAAAGGATGGCTAATCCTTGGAgattggtgctttcccttctcttcaAAACGTCCCTTGACTTTCTTAATGCTTACAGATTGTTTGTTTAATGATCTGCCCTAGAATTTTTCTTGGCATTGATATCAGACTGACTGGGTGATAATTGCTTGGCTCCTCTTAATGAAAATGGGGATAACACttcccctcctccagtctgctggaacttTACCTGTTCTCcgggaattctcaaagattattgcaattggttctgaaattacttctgccagttcttttaatataaggtaaaggttttcccctgacgttaagtccagtcgtgaccgactctgggggttggagctcatctccatttctaggccgaagagctggcgttgtccatagacacctccaaggtcatgtggccggcatgattgcatggagcgccgttaccttcccgccggagcagtacctattgatctactcacatttgcctgtttttgaactgctaggttggcaggagctgggactaacagcgggcgctcattccgataccgggatttgaacctgggaccttttggtatgcaagtttagcagctcagtgctttaacacactgtgccaccaggggccccatatgcTTGGATGCAATCCATTACaattagccagatattcctgtactGCCTCTTACCCATTCTGTTCTGCATTCCTCTTTCCTGACATCACATCTTCTGATATCAAGAAAGAATATGTAACAAAAGAACCGTAATTGATACAGGATGTAAAGAGATAGGCTAGACAAAACATAGGGAAGCCAGTTACAAAGAAGATGGCAAAcagtgtatatatgcatgtatataaagTAAAGGGTTCCTGAGAAGCATAGAAGGAGAGGGACATGCTGGGGATGGATAGTTTGGTTAGTTGTGAGGGTAAGGTATTGGTACAGAGTCagaaaaaatgtgcaaaaataaAGAACCTGGAATTAAAGCATATGGTAAAGACAGTAAGATGGTGTGAATTAAATATATTTATCTAGTACCCCAAAACCGAAAGTTGTAACAttccattattagtaatatcCCAGGCCCTAATTAAGTAGTATATTTATCAGTATCTTTAGTACTTTATGACACAATTTGCAATGAGAAATGAACACAAGAAGCAAGTTCGACAGCAGGTATTTCAACACTGCTTCCCCAAATCCTTGGCTATTATAATCTCTAATATGGAATAGAACTAAATCTGAGTCATCTGTGAATTGCCACTCAAAGAAGCAACCTTCAAGAATACTGTCTTAATCCACCTTGGGTAAACAATTCAATTAAAGAAAGTTTAGAGAAATGAGATGAAACTATACCATTTCCATGAACCTTAGAAGGGCTTCCTTGTTTTGCTGCCAAAGTAAATGAAGTTCATCTTCTAAAGGAAACTTCTCACATCCAAGCTCCAACGTTATTTCAAAACAGTTGGTATGAAGGTAATTAAAATCTGCCATTCCTAGAGAAGAGGAAAAGTGAAAAAATATTCTTTTATAAATTAATATTTTGCACCCATTCATCCAAAATAGATTCAGGGCATTATACACAAACATTTGAAATGAATAGAGTACAGTAGTAAAACAATGCAATTGAAAAGTAAAAATTTCAGTCAAATGGAACATACATAAATGACACATAGATGATGCATGGACAATAGCCTTCTTCTACCATTTCAATATATAGACAGATACTTTGACCTCAAGCTGTTTAGGCCCTTAAAGCTAGGAAACATCACTTTAAACAGGAGTCTTTCAGCTTTTTTCTATCTTGTGCCTTCCAGAAATTTTGGACGTTTATGATCTCTAGAAAATGCCCCCCATCATTATATAAACCAAGGGTGGTCAAGGGATCTTCCTCAATGGTACTCTTTCCTGATGGAGAACTCATTTGCGGATATTGAATTAATATCCCCACCCCTGCTCTTGTAGCTTACCAAAGACTAATTTCTCTCTTAAAAGGAACATGTTTGCATAGGAAATATGGAGTATAGCAGTCTAGAGTGGCTAAAGGCACTTTAGATGTCTGTGCTCTGATTTCTCTCTCAAGAATCCTACAAAAATAGAAGATTATGGGATATGGTACACCAGAGGTTATGCATcttgatgaattattattattatgtttatgtttatttatgccctgTTTTTctgtccacaaaggagactcaaagcggcttacattaaaagcatttcaataccatttaaaaatccaaaatatacaaaataatttaaCAGTCAAAATCCTTGAAACTGATTAAAatgtattcaaagctaaaaccagaGCACTCCCTGCCTGGCATGATCTTAACATCTGAACATTCCCCAATAGGAAAGGtatgtgaaagaagaaaggagagaaaagaggaacaaaacttagcacattttaaaaagtaatatattGAGCTTTACTCACAATCctttcaaaataaaatgtttgGCATAATTTTCACAGTAGCACTTTGGTTAACCGTTAATGCATTATTTTTGAAATGCTTCTTCATTGTTGTTACAAAATAAATTTAAACTAGAACTTGTCCCAAATTCCACCCAAAATACACAGAAAAAGTAACAATTTTAAGGTAATTTTACTACTTTGTTCCTTTTAAGGATATTGTTATGTCATTGTTACACCCAAAATAAATGTTATAAGTAATATTGTTAAGTGGAATGTATTAGTGGCAAACTGAATATGTGAGTGTGTCTGAGTGAGACAGAAAAGTTTCTGTATGTATCTTACAGAGATTGTGAGGGAGTCAGTGCATGAGAATGGAAAAAAGAGGGGTACATCGCTAACCAGCAGAAGTGAATTGAAGTGCAAATCCGCCAAGTCGGTAACTAGCCAAAACAATTGGTCCTGCCAAAGTTATAAAATCTaagatattatatatatgtgtagaCATGCAGACATACAAAGAGAGCAGTAAGAAATCATAAAACTATACAATACAACTgagaaatgcaaatgaaaacaCAATGTAATACAAAGCAAACTGAGAATAAGTGCAATCAAATATCTAGACAGATTCAAACTCTTAGCCTTGAATGGTGATTTTACCTAAGACTTAGGGCTACATCACATGGAATAGGAGAAAATGTAGGAAAGCCAAAGTTATAAaatctaagacaggggtccccaaactaaggcccgggggccggatgcggcccatcgaagccatttatccagcccccacggcacaagggcagaagagggttgggctaaatgacccaaggggtctcttcttctcttccaacccttattattattattattattattattattattattattattattattattattattaacattgaggctgggtggccatctgtcaggggtgctttgcttgtgcgtttggtgcacaaaggcaaaaggggattggactctatggcccaaagggtctcttccaacacttttttattgttgttgttgttgttgttattgctcggtggccaactatagccctccaacggtccgaaggatcgtgaactggccccctgttttaaaagtttggggacccctgatctaagatattatatatatgtgtagaCACATACAGACATACAAAGAGAGCAATAGCAAATCACAAAACTATACAAAACAACtgagaaatgcaaataaaaacacaatgtaatacaaagcaaattgagaataagtGCAATCAAATATCTAGACAGATTCAAACTCTTAGCCTTGAATGGTGACTCTGCCTAAAACTTAGGACTTCACCAGATTTAGTGGGGGGAAATGGGAGAAAGCGGGGAAAAGcggagggaaccatcttactcCATTCCCTCCCATTTCCCCATCTTGAGAGCCATCCCACATTCTTACCtatctttccccctctttctcctgTCTTATGGCTGTTTGAAGATGGGTGTAGGACTCTGTTTCCATGTACTGTGGAAACTGAACCCCACCAAAAGTGCTCTTACATCATGCAATGGCCTCCATGGGGCTCCCTTTCTCCAGAGCATAGAAATGGAGCCCTACATCTCTTTGATGAGGGTGTTAATGAACCTCCTGTTTTTGCTCCCAGTGCAAGACTATGGACTAGCCAGCAGTACTCCATAGTTGCTCCTCAAATATGTGTCCATAGTCTTGCACCAGGAGTGTTGCTGTATTATGGGTGTAGTTTAGTGAGTCAGAAAAGATGGatactgtaatgaagtacgaatttttggtttacagatgttatgtttatgtcagaaccctgctactagagcctggatgtggctctgagtttcagggtcactgacattgataagacacctgcggctcaggactcggagaagaaacggctgctggacttggcggggaatttgcgtggggttttgctgagcgggaagagacttttcaaatgagggggagggtatataaaggatggttggccggagcctcccattcttggctttttcgatgttcatgtttcctacagtaaaagtttctggtgatatcacagagagtctcgtgtgttcattcaggagcggctgtggtgagctgacactaagccaagaatacggacaccatcccgctgtagcggtgaggtgtaacatgcaagtggaggatgaagagctcttgggcgcaggaggaggaaggtcggaaagggccactcccgagccggacgctgagttccaccagctggcggccctggcgtcatccaccgcttatgcccagccaaatggggtaacccagaggcgtggagtggtgcggggagacagcaccggaggagaggaaggttcaccttccccaggcccacaaaggatggtgtttctggaggagaggatgtcggcgatggagaccaccctggcagtgatgtcgagggcgatggagcgcctggcgtttttggcggagccagagagaggaagggaacttcgggctggctcaatgtgggacgtgagcgtgggaagcagccagggctttgcagacctcccagcaccgaagggaagggaaatgcgaaaggagcccggcgcccggcccaagacccaaacaagcctgacgcgggtggaggagagtgacgacgaaggggaaaaacctccgagaatcccagctacgctcccagctgagaccctggtgcccctggcgaatgccgggcgtggcacagggccaagagaagcagcagcggggcccactggtccgcaagggggcttgcgacgggcggagaattggggattgccaccacagggacccctaccgagacgagaggaactaaggatcgagtttgggggagagtcctctgaactggattttttcctgaccacggtgaggggctatatggaggacaatgctcacacttttagaacggaatccagccggatacgggccattggtgcagtgttgaagaggggagcggccagctggtacgttcagctgcacgcgcggcgcgacccatgtctggggtcactccgacgctttatgggggccctggagacccgtttccgagatccactggagcagatccgggcgagggagaagttgaagaccgtctcccaggggcagaggtcggtatctgagtatgcggaggagttccaatgcctcgccgaaaaggtgccggaatggtctgcagtaacaaagatagaactcttcaaagagggtctcaggcgggagatcctctcctgggcggtgcatcgtgatgagcctgacacactgcgcggatggattcagctggcggggcgcgtcgagacatcgctggcccaggcgaggaggcaccgaggagggctacagcagcggccgcagatgaaagaggggagccggaaggagggatcaaccccagccgggaggagaacggagccgacagggaacgtgagcgccagcaggagtggctgcttcgtgtgcggccggttgggccacagggctgccgagtgctggcagagaaaaggggaaggcggaggccagcccaaaccaagagccgtggcaggaaaacgcgccgaggaagaaccaccgatgaggcaccactcgggggggttggtaagtcaggacaaagctatgatagtgatccccattcagcttgaaaatggcagcaaacaagcaacctgcaaagcatttgtggattgtggatgttccaggaacatcatctcccctgaattagccgagggattgggatgcgaaagaacgaacctagaatccccaatagctttttcgcagttggacggatccacagcatcgggatcgttagctaagtacagtgccgaagatgtaaagtgtaagatagggagttgggaaggaaaggtgtcatttgtgatatcacaaatagccagctataatgttatactaggcatgccgtggctggggcaggccaacccgcaaatcaactgggaggataagagcatgatcttcaggatgaatttggaagaagggagccaggaagttgagagggagccagggaaaaggggggaagaagactctatcagaatagcagaactggcagataaattacccccagagtatcgggattttgtggacgtgtttgatgagaaggaagcagacaatttcccaccgaagcggagagttgaagtgaaaatagagctagtcccaggagcagagcttcccaaggcaaaaatatacccgatgtcagctagggaaaaggaggaactgagaaaatacattgataaaaacctagcgaggggtttcatagagccttcaaattcccctctaggggcgcctgtgttgttcaggcggaaaaaggaccaaacgctgaggctctgcattgactacaggggcctaaatgcaatcagtactgtaaataaataccccctacccttagtgaaggacttgatcgcccagttatcggaaggacagatattcactaaattggacttaattgaggcctaccataaattgcagatcaaaccagaggacaggtggaagacggccttctcctgcgcattcggattattcaattatcgtgtgctccccttcggtttgtgcgggggaggggccgcgttcatgcaattaatcaacgaagtattgcatccattgttgtacaagggagtctttatttttttagatgacatattgataatatctcgaactaaggagcaacacgtagaactagtcagggaagtcctacaaaagttgagggaagcgaaactgtatgcgaagcttgccaagtgcgagttcaataaagaccagatagactttctggggtataggatttcctcccagggagtggcgatggaccctgcgaag from the Anolis carolinensis isolate JA03-04 chromosome 5, rAnoCar3.1.pri, whole genome shotgun sequence genome contains:
- the LOC134299360 gene encoding uncharacterized protein LOC134299360, with translation MVGRSLPFLAFSMFMFPTVKVSGDITESLVCSFRSGCGELTLSQEYGHHPAVAVRCNMQVEDEELLGAGGGRSERATPEPDAEFHQLAALASSTAYAQPNGVTQRRGVVRGDSTGGEEGSPSPGPQRMVFLEERMSAMETTLAVMSRAMERLAFLAEPERGRELRAGSMWDVSVGSSQGFADLPAPKGREMRKEPGARPKTQTSLTRVEESDDEGEKPPRIPATLPAETLVPLANAGRGTGPREAAAGPTGPQGGLRRAENWGLPPQGPLPRREELRIEFGGESSELDFFLTTVRGYMEDNAHTFRTESSRIRAIGAVLKRGAASWYVQLHARRDPCLGSLRRFMGALETRFRDPLEQIRAREKLKTVSQGQRSVSEYAEEFQCLAEKVPEWSAVTKIELFKEGLRREILSWAVHRDEPDTLRGWIQLAGRVETSLAQARRHRGGLQQRPQMKEGSRKEGSTPAGRRTEPTGNVSASRSGCFVCGRLGHRAAECWQRKGEGGGQPKPRAVAGKRAEEEPPMRHHSGGLDEGEEDAMSEPCY